A window from Solanum stenotomum isolate F172 chromosome 5, ASM1918654v1, whole genome shotgun sequence encodes these proteins:
- the LOC125865903 gene encoding auxin-responsive protein SAUR68-like produces MISAKKLIKMARKWQKFAAKQRKRISFPRSNYNDAESCSTSSSIVDKGHFVAYTTNQKRFVVPLTYLQHDVIRQLLHMSEEEFGLPSDGPITLPCDALFMNYIISLVERGVATDLQNALLISVPSNRCSSASYLQEEQNLELLVC; encoded by the coding sequence ATGATAAGCgccaagaaactcatcaagatgGCAAGGAAATGGCAAAAGTTTGCAGCTAAGCAGAGGAAGAGAATTTCTTTTCCAAGATCCAATTACAATGATGCAGAGAGTTGTAGCACATCATCTTCTATAGTTGACAAGGGTCACTTTGTGGCGTATACAACCAATCAAAAGCGATTTGTGGTTCCATTGACTTATCTTCAACACGACGTAATCAGACAACTGTTGCACATGTCTGAAGAAGAATTTGGACTTCCAAGTGATGGCCCTATTACATTACCATGTGATGCACTGTTCATGAACTATATCATATCACTCGTCGAAAGAGGTGTAGCCACAGATCTTCAGAATGCTTTGCTAATTTCTGTACCTTCCAATCGATGTTCATCTGCTTCATATCTTCAAGAAGAACAAAATCTAGAATTGCTAGTTTGTTAA